A genomic segment from Streptosporangiales bacterium encodes:
- a CDS encoding extracellular solute-binding protein produces the protein MVGRYLARGGVALVAVAMLAACGGGGGGGDDGGGGSTDKDAFSGRGPVTYATGKDTSGNQQNQVDAWNKSHPDEKVRIVELPESADAQRQQMVQNAQTKSKEYGILSLDVVWTAEFAANRWVLPIPKDEVDTEAFLKPTITSATYRGNMYAVPNFSDGALLYYRSDLLKKAKVAEPPKTWDEMKAACDKVLALPEGKGMSCYAGQFDKYEGLTCNFSEAINSAGGAVLDDSGKPDVNTPEAKAGLDFLVNGIKSKEFPKASVTYQEEPSRRAFQSGDLVFMRNWPYANALMNKESASKVKGGKFAMAPIPGQDGPGVSTLGGHNLAVSAFAENKATALDFITFLTSEERQRANLVATSQAPTRSGLYDDPALVKKFPHLPTLKESIETAKPRPQAVKYGDVTVALQEAAYGAMNGEKTSDQALKDLQAELEKLITE, from the coding sequence ATGGTAGGGCGGTATCTAGCGCGCGGAGGCGTCGCACTGGTCGCGGTCGCCATGCTCGCGGCGTGTGGCGGCGGCGGTGGTGGCGGTGACGACGGCGGCGGCGGTAGCACGGACAAGGACGCTTTCAGCGGCCGCGGACCCGTGACCTACGCCACCGGCAAGGACACCTCGGGCAACCAGCAGAACCAGGTCGACGCCTGGAACAAGAGTCATCCCGACGAGAAGGTCCGCATCGTCGAGCTGCCCGAGTCCGCTGACGCGCAGCGTCAGCAGATGGTGCAGAACGCACAGACGAAGTCGAAGGAGTACGGCATCCTCAGCCTCGACGTGGTCTGGACCGCGGAGTTCGCGGCCAACCGCTGGGTGCTGCCGATCCCCAAGGACGAGGTGGACACCGAGGCGTTCCTCAAGCCCACGATCACGAGCGCGACGTACCGCGGCAACATGTACGCGGTGCCGAACTTCTCCGACGGCGCGCTGCTGTACTACCGCAGCGACCTGCTGAAGAAGGCCAAGGTCGCCGAGCCGCCCAAGACCTGGGACGAGATGAAGGCGGCCTGCGACAAGGTGCTCGCGCTCCCCGAGGGCAAGGGCATGAGCTGTTACGCCGGCCAGTTCGACAAGTACGAGGGCCTCACCTGCAACTTCTCCGAGGCCATCAACTCCGCGGGCGGCGCGGTCCTCGACGACAGTGGCAAGCCCGACGTGAACACGCCAGAGGCGAAGGCGGGACTCGACTTCCTCGTCAACGGCATCAAGAGCAAGGAGTTCCCGAAGGCGTCCGTGACGTACCAGGAGGAACCGTCACGACGGGCGTTCCAGAGCGGCGACCTCGTCTTCATGCGCAACTGGCCGTACGCCAACGCGCTGATGAACAAGGAGAGCGCGTCGAAGGTGAAGGGCGGCAAGTTCGCGATGGCCCCGATCCCCGGCCAAGACGGTCCTGGCGTCTCGACGCTCGGCGGTCACAACCTCGCGGTGAGCGCGTTCGCGGAGAACAAGGCCACGGCGCTCGACTTCATCACGTTCCTCACCAGTGAGGAACGCCAGCGGGCCAACCTCGTCGCCACGTCGCAGGCGCCGACGAGGAGCGGGTTGTACGACGACCCGGCGCTGGTCAAGAAGTTCCCGCACCTGCCGACCCTCAAGGAGTCCATCGAGACGGCGAAGCCGCGTCCCCAGGCGGTCAAGTACGGCGATGTCACCGTCGCTCTCCAGGAGGCGGCATACGGCGCGATGAACGGCGAGAAGACGTCGGACCAGGCGCTGAAGGACCTGCAGGCCGAGCTCGAGAAGCTGATCACGGAGTAG
- a CDS encoding DUF1963 domain-containing protein, which yields MGAPEHDERIGRSMTQEPLPLPGELEPFRYQLAPYAKPAVTFGAADGAPGVGDCHVGGHPYLPHGAPWPVDVRGVPMTFVLQLNFEQVPALPGFPRAGLLQWFVGADEVLGQLLGNPRVRDGFDVRYFPGPSGPSVVEPGAPTPTPPEAHTPLDRPGPVAMAFTPALDMPDWESVETTRLQRDLPWSEIERFTGRDRADVWEPLNPQGGRIGGYPSFVQYDPRRSTRLGRCSSSSTPTRTSA from the coding sequence GTGGGTGCTCCCGAGCACGACGAACGGATCGGCCGGTCGATGACGCAGGAGCCGTTGCCGCTGCCCGGCGAGCTCGAACCGTTCAGGTACCAGCTCGCCCCGTACGCCAAGCCGGCCGTGACCTTCGGCGCCGCCGACGGCGCGCCGGGCGTCGGTGACTGTCACGTCGGCGGGCACCCGTACCTGCCGCATGGTGCGCCGTGGCCGGTCGACGTCCGTGGCGTGCCGATGACCTTCGTCCTGCAGCTGAACTTCGAGCAGGTCCCGGCCCTGCCGGGGTTCCCGAGGGCGGGCCTGCTCCAGTGGTTCGTCGGCGCCGACGAGGTGCTCGGTCAGCTGCTGGGGAACCCGCGGGTGCGCGACGGCTTCGACGTGCGCTACTTCCCCGGCCCGAGCGGTCCGTCCGTCGTCGAGCCCGGTGCGCCGACCCCCACCCCGCCGGAGGCGCACACGCCGCTCGACCGGCCGGGACCCGTGGCGATGGCGTTCACGCCCGCCCTCGACATGCCGGACTGGGAGAGCGTGGAAACGACGCGACTGCAGCGTGACCTGCCCTGGAGCGAGATCGAGCGGTTCACCGGCCGTGACCGGGCCGACGTCTGGGAGCCGCTCAACCCGCAGGGCGGCCGGATCGGCGGCTACCCGAGCTTCGTCCAGTACGACCCGCGGCGAAGCACGCGCCTTGGCCGCTGCTCGTCCAGCTCGACACCGACGAGGACCTCGGCGTGA
- a CDS encoding alpha-amylase: MVDSTDWWRDAVVYQVYPRSFADADGDGVGDLAGIAERFGHVVGLGVDAVWLTPFQTSPQADHGYDVSDYVDVDPLFGTLGDVDRLLAVAHDHGLRMLVDLVPNHCSSEHPLFRAALAAGPGSPERERFHFRPGRGEDGGEPPNNWTSVFGGPAWTRVVGPDGMPGEWYLHMYAPEQPDWNWDHPATAELFDGVLRFWFDRGFDGVRIDVAHGLFKAADLPDLPDPSVQRPLLLRSNPLACDREEVHDVYRRWRRIADTYDPPRCLVGEINLPADRAARYVRPDELHLGFAFAFIHTPWDPAALRSTIDDLLAASTVNGGPVTWVTENHDVVRSATRYGGGSRGHARARAALLLMLALPGTVYLYQGQELGLPEVDVPPGARQDPAWFRSGRTRDGCRVPLPWTRDGASYGFSPAGATAAPWLPQPAGWGDTSVEAQDSDEASTLAFTRSALRLRRGLLASSVLGREVIEQNETIGWLDAPPGVLAFTRGGLVCVVNAGDSPVPLPDGEVLATSGALDTGGHLPRDTAAWVLPSTTNGSAGR, translated from the coding sequence ATGGTCGACAGCACGGACTGGTGGCGCGACGCGGTCGTCTACCAGGTGTACCCGCGCAGCTTCGCCGACGCCGACGGTGACGGCGTCGGCGATCTCGCCGGCATCGCGGAGCGGTTCGGCCACGTCGTGGGCCTCGGCGTCGACGCCGTGTGGTTGACGCCGTTCCAGACGTCACCGCAGGCCGACCACGGGTACGACGTGAGCGACTACGTCGACGTCGACCCGCTGTTCGGCACCCTCGGTGACGTCGACCGGCTGCTCGCGGTCGCGCACGACCACGGCCTGCGGATGCTCGTCGACCTGGTGCCCAACCACTGCTCCAGCGAGCACCCGCTCTTCCGCGCGGCGCTCGCGGCGGGCCCGGGCTCGCCGGAGCGGGAGCGCTTCCACTTCAGGCCCGGACGGGGCGAGGACGGAGGCGAGCCGCCGAACAACTGGACGAGCGTCTTCGGCGGACCGGCATGGACGCGGGTGGTCGGGCCCGACGGCATGCCGGGGGAGTGGTACCTGCACATGTACGCCCCCGAGCAGCCGGACTGGAACTGGGACCACCCGGCGACCGCCGAGCTCTTCGACGGGGTCCTGCGGTTCTGGTTCGACCGGGGGTTCGACGGTGTGCGCATCGACGTCGCGCACGGTCTGTTCAAGGCCGCCGACCTGCCCGACCTGCCCGACCCGTCCGTCCAGCGACCGCTGCTGCTGCGCAGCAACCCGCTGGCGTGCGACAGGGAAGAGGTGCACGACGTGTACCGGCGGTGGCGGCGGATCGCCGACACCTACGACCCGCCCCGCTGCCTCGTCGGCGAGATCAACCTGCCCGCCGACCGCGCCGCGCGCTACGTGCGCCCCGACGAGCTGCACCTCGGCTTCGCGTTCGCGTTCATCCACACGCCCTGGGATCCCGCGGCCCTCCGGTCGACGATCGACGACCTGCTGGCCGCGTCGACGGTCAACGGCGGGCCGGTCACCTGGGTGACGGAGAACCACGACGTCGTGCGCTCGGCGACGAGGTACGGCGGCGGGTCGCGGGGGCACGCCCGCGCGCGGGCGGCGCTGCTGCTGATGCTCGCGCTGCCGGGCACGGTGTACCTGTACCAGGGCCAGGAGCTCGGCCTGCCCGAGGTCGACGTGCCGCCCGGCGCGCGGCAGGACCCCGCCTGGTTCCGCAGCGGGCGCACGCGGGACGGCTGCCGCGTCCCGCTGCCGTGGACCCGCGACGGTGCGTCGTACGGGTTCTCCCCGGCGGGCGCCACCGCCGCGCCGTGGCTGCCGCAGCCGGCGGGCTGGGGCGACACGTCGGTCGAGGCGCAGGATTCCGACGAGGCGTCGACGCTCGCGTTCACCCGGTCGGCGCTGCGCCTGCGCCGCGGCCTGCTCGCCTCGAGTGTGCTCGGACGCGAGGTGATCGAGCAGAACGAGACGATCGGCTGGCTCGACGCGCCGCCGGGCGTGCTCGCGTTCACGCGGGGCGGCCTGGTCTGCGTGGTCAACGCCGGGGACTCTCCGGTGCCCCTCCCCGACGGCGAGGTGCTCGCGACCAGCGGCGCCCTCGACACCGGCGGACACCTGCCGCGGGACACGGCCGCGTGGGTGCTCCCGAGCACGACGAACGGATCGGCCGGTCGATGA
- a CDS encoding leucyl aminopeptidase, producing MTASVLSRKSPASARADAVVVGLVPSGDDPGPTLAPGAEDLVKASRRAKRGLVESLAVVRAGTKVGAVTRIPAPAGLAADTVVAVGLGAWSDDSAGLDTLRAAAATAVRSLAGTGTVVVALPAATPEQVAAVTLGAELGAYTFDRYRTTPRAEAAPVGQVTVTSDRAGDRATKAAFARAQQVAAGVRLARDLVNTAPSDQSPAGLADAAVRTGKDHGLKVQVLDEKALAKGGYGGLVGVGQGSVNPPRLIRVAYTHPRAKKTLALCGKGITFDSGGLSLKTNDGMAAMKCDMGGAAAVLGTLVAVSRIKPKVNVVGYLACAENMPSGSAQRPSDVLTTYGGTTVEVLNTDAEGRLVLADALARAVEDEPDILVDIATLTGAQMVALGHRYFAVLGDDETRAAVVAAADRAGEPAWPMPLPPDGREHLSSDVADIANVARHRHAGMLLAGVFLKAFVPDGQAWVHLDIAGPAFSDKADGYTSKGGTGVTVRTMVELAESLAG from the coding sequence GTGACCGCATCAGTGCTCAGCAGGAAGTCGCCCGCTTCGGCCCGCGCCGACGCCGTGGTGGTCGGCCTCGTCCCGTCCGGCGACGACCCGGGCCCGACCCTCGCCCCCGGCGCCGAGGACCTCGTCAAGGCGTCCCGGCGGGCGAAGCGAGGGCTCGTGGAGAGCCTCGCGGTGGTGCGGGCAGGCACCAAGGTCGGCGCCGTCACCCGCATCCCCGCGCCGGCCGGGTTGGCGGCCGACACGGTGGTCGCGGTGGGGCTCGGGGCCTGGTCGGACGACTCCGCGGGCCTCGACACACTGCGCGCGGCCGCCGCGACCGCCGTCCGCAGTCTCGCCGGCACCGGGACCGTCGTCGTCGCCCTCCCGGCGGCGACACCGGAGCAGGTCGCCGCCGTGACCCTCGGAGCCGAGCTTGGCGCGTACACCTTCGACCGGTACCGCACCACGCCGAGGGCGGAGGCGGCGCCCGTCGGCCAGGTCACGGTGACGAGCGACCGGGCCGGCGACCGTGCCACGAAGGCGGCGTTCGCCCGCGCGCAGCAGGTCGCGGCCGGCGTCCGCCTGGCCCGCGATCTCGTCAACACCGCGCCGTCCGACCAGAGCCCCGCCGGGCTCGCCGACGCCGCGGTGCGCACGGGCAAGGACCACGGCCTCAAGGTGCAGGTGCTCGACGAGAAGGCGCTGGCCAAGGGCGGCTACGGCGGTCTCGTCGGCGTCGGTCAGGGATCCGTGAACCCGCCGCGGCTGATCCGGGTGGCGTACACGCACCCCCGCGCGAAGAAGACCCTCGCGCTGTGCGGCAAGGGCATCACGTTCGACTCAGGCGGTCTTTCCCTCAAGACGAACGACGGCATGGCCGCGATGAAGTGCGATATGGGCGGCGCGGCCGCGGTGCTCGGCACGCTGGTCGCGGTGAGCCGGATCAAGCCGAAGGTCAACGTCGTCGGCTACCTCGCGTGCGCGGAGAACATGCCGAGCGGCTCGGCCCAGCGGCCGTCCGACGTGCTCACGACGTACGGCGGGACGACGGTGGAGGTGCTCAACACCGACGCCGAGGGTCGCCTCGTCCTCGCCGACGCCCTCGCCCGCGCCGTCGAGGACGAGCCCGACATCCTCGTCGACATCGCGACGCTGACCGGCGCCCAGATGGTCGCGCTCGGCCACCGGTACTTCGCCGTGCTCGGCGACGACGAGACCCGCGCCGCGGTCGTGGCGGCGGCCGATCGCGCCGGCGAGCCGGCCTGGCCGATGCCCCTCCCCCCGGACGGCCGTGAGCACCTCTCCTCCGACGTCGCCGACATCGCCAACGTCGCCCGCCACCGGCACGCCGGCATGCTCCTCGCCGGTGTCTTCCTCAAGGCGTTCGTGCCCGACGGCCAGGCGTGGGTCCACCTCGACATCGCCGGTCCCGCCTTCAGTGACAAGGCCGACGGCTACACGAGCAAGGGCGGCACGGGAGTCACGGTCCGCACCATGGTGGAGCTGGCCGAGAGCCTGGCCGGCTGA
- a CDS encoding ABC transporter permease subunit, which yields MIGVAVIIVYCLVPFYWMVVSAFRRPDDQFSNLPIPWPISIENFVAVFKPDVGFGRSLLNSLIVAGTATILTLIIGTFAAYALARLDFRFKNVVLAVIIATSMFPGISLIVPLLKAFTDWGNLGPVGAFLGSIWGESWINTYQAMILPSLSFALPLAVFNLTAFFRQLPFDLEQAAMIDGCTPGQAFRKIIIPLAAPGVFTTAIITFIAAWNEFIIALSMVNEKEMQTATVAISKFTGAYGFDQPFGTQMAAGVLVTVPLVVAVLIFQRRIIAGLTTGGVK from the coding sequence ATGATCGGCGTCGCCGTGATCATCGTCTACTGCCTCGTCCCGTTCTACTGGATGGTGGTCTCGGCCTTCCGGCGTCCCGACGACCAGTTCAGCAACCTGCCGATCCCGTGGCCGATCTCGATCGAGAACTTCGTCGCGGTGTTCAAGCCCGACGTCGGCTTCGGCCGGTCGTTGCTGAACAGCCTCATCGTCGCCGGCACGGCGACGATCCTCACCCTGATCATCGGCACGTTCGCGGCGTACGCGCTCGCGCGCCTGGACTTCAGGTTCAAGAACGTGGTGCTGGCGGTCATCATCGCCACGTCGATGTTCCCCGGCATCTCGCTCATCGTGCCGCTGCTCAAGGCGTTCACGGACTGGGGGAACCTGGGACCCGTTGGCGCGTTCCTCGGCTCGATCTGGGGCGAGAGCTGGATCAACACCTACCAGGCGATGATCCTGCCCAGCCTGTCGTTCGCGTTGCCGCTCGCGGTGTTCAACCTCACCGCGTTCTTCCGGCAGCTGCCGTTCGACCTCGAGCAGGCGGCGATGATCGACGGCTGCACCCCGGGCCAGGCGTTCCGCAAGATCATCATCCCGCTCGCCGCACCGGGCGTGTTCACCACCGCGATCATCACCTTCATCGCGGCGTGGAACGAGTTCATCATCGCGCTGTCGATGGTGAACGAGAAGGAGATGCAGACCGCGACCGTGGCGATCTCGAAGTTCACCGGCGCGTACGGGTTCGACCAGCCGTTCGGCACGCAGATGGCGGCCGGTGTGCTCGTGACCGTGCCGCTCGTCGTGGCCGTGCTCATCTTCCAGCGCCGGATCATCGCCGGCCTGACGACCGGAGGCGTGAAGTAG
- a CDS encoding MogA/MoaB family molybdenum cofactor biosynthesis protein, with translation MSDVTGSARVVTVSNRASAGVYEDTTGPLIAEALSGLGFAVSGPVVVPDGEPVEVALRDAIADGCEIVVTTGGTGISPTDRTPEMTERVVDHQVPGIAEAIRARGLAHVPTAILSRGVAGVAGRTLVVNLPGSRGGVRDGLAVLEPILVHALDQLRGGDHPRTHGTP, from the coding sequence ATGAGCGACGTGACCGGAAGCGCACGAGTGGTGACCGTTTCCAACAGGGCGAGCGCGGGCGTCTACGAGGACACGACGGGACCGTTGATCGCGGAGGCCCTGTCCGGCCTCGGGTTCGCCGTGTCAGGCCCCGTCGTCGTGCCCGACGGCGAGCCGGTGGAGGTCGCGCTGCGTGACGCGATCGCGGACGGCTGTGAGATCGTCGTCACAACCGGGGGGACGGGGATCTCGCCGACCGACCGCACTCCCGAGATGACCGAGCGTGTCGTCGACCACCAGGTGCCGGGCATCGCCGAGGCCATTCGCGCGCGGGGTCTGGCGCACGTGCCGACGGCGATCCTGTCCCGCGGCGTCGCGGGAGTGGCAGGTCGCACGCTGGTGGTCAACCTGCCGGGCTCGCGCGGCGGTGTCCGCGACGGGCTCGCCGTGCTCGAACCGATCCTCGTCCACGCCCTCGACCAGCTGCGCGGCGGTGACCACCCACGGACACACGGAACGCCGTGA
- the lpdA gene encoding dihydrolipoyl dehydrogenase yields the protein MTDAGTNSYDLVVLGGGSGGYAAAFRAAELGMTVAVVEKDKFGGTCLHRGCIPTKALLHAAEVADQVQHSADFGVTATFGGIDIEQVNAYKDKVVGGLYKGLTGLAKAHKVALIEGEGRVESPTTVRVGDQVLTGRHLLLGTGSVPKSLPGLEIDGQRIITSDHALRMNWIPKSAVILGGGVIGVEFASVWRSFGADVTIVEMLPHLLPPEDLSSQKLIERAFRRRKITAELGARFEGVKTTETGVTVSLEGGKTIDAEVLLVAVGRGPVSSGLGYEEIGVRVDRGFVQVDEYCQTSVPGVSAVGDLIPTLQLAHVGFAEGILVAERLGGLDPVPIDYAGVPRITYSNPEVASVGLTEQQAVERYGADAVTTFDYNLAGNGKSQILKTSGAVKLVQQKDGPVVGIHMVGERMGELSAEAQLIYNWEALPADVAQLIHPHPTQSEAIGEAHLALAGKPLHVHG from the coding sequence GTGACGGACGCGGGCACGAACTCGTACGACCTCGTCGTTCTCGGTGGTGGCAGCGGCGGGTACGCGGCGGCGTTCCGCGCGGCCGAGCTCGGCATGACGGTCGCGGTCGTCGAGAAGGACAAGTTCGGCGGCACGTGCCTGCACCGCGGCTGCATCCCGACCAAGGCGCTGCTCCATGCGGCCGAGGTCGCCGACCAGGTCCAGCACAGTGCCGACTTCGGCGTCACCGCCACGTTCGGCGGCATCGACATCGAGCAGGTCAACGCGTACAAGGACAAGGTGGTCGGCGGCCTGTACAAAGGCCTCACCGGCCTGGCCAAGGCGCACAAGGTCGCGCTGATCGAGGGCGAGGGACGGGTCGAGAGCCCGACCACCGTGCGGGTCGGCGACCAGGTCCTCACCGGCAGGCACCTGCTGCTCGGCACGGGCTCGGTGCCCAAGAGCCTCCCCGGCCTGGAGATCGACGGGCAGCGGATCATCACCAGCGACCACGCGCTGCGGATGAACTGGATCCCGAAGTCGGCCGTCATCCTCGGCGGCGGCGTGATCGGCGTCGAGTTCGCGAGCGTCTGGCGGTCGTTCGGCGCCGACGTGACGATCGTCGAGATGCTGCCCCACCTGCTCCCCCCCGAGGACCTCTCCAGCCAGAAGCTCATCGAGCGGGCGTTCCGCCGGCGCAAGATCACCGCCGAGCTCGGCGCGAGGTTCGAGGGCGTCAAGACCACGGAGACCGGCGTCACCGTGTCGCTCGAGGGCGGCAAGACGATCGACGCCGAGGTCCTCCTCGTCGCGGTCGGCCGCGGGCCCGTGTCGTCCGGTCTCGGCTACGAGGAGATCGGCGTGCGCGTCGACCGCGGCTTCGTGCAGGTCGACGAGTACTGCCAGACCAGCGTGCCCGGCGTCTCGGCCGTCGGCGACCTCATCCCGACCCTGCAGCTCGCGCACGTCGGCTTCGCCGAGGGCATCCTCGTCGCCGAGCGCCTCGGCGGGCTCGACCCGGTGCCGATCGACTACGCCGGCGTCCCCCGCATCACGTACTCCAACCCGGAGGTCGCCTCGGTCGGCCTCACCGAGCAGCAGGCCGTGGAGAGGTACGGCGCCGACGCCGTCACCACGTTCGACTACAACCTCGCCGGCAACGGCAAGAGCCAGATCCTCAAGACCTCGGGAGCGGTCAAGCTCGTCCAGCAGAAGGACGGCCCTGTGGTGGGCATCCACATGGTGGGCGAGCGGATGGGCGAGCTCTCCGCGGAGGCCCAGCTCATCTACAACTGGGAGGCGTTGCCGGCCGACGTCGCTCAGCTCATCCACCCGCACCCGACCCAGTCGGAGGCGATCGGCGAGGCACACCTCGCCCTCGCCGGCAAACCGCTTCACGTTCACGGCTAG
- a CDS encoding ABC transporter permease subunit, whose product MAVAAGAVRKAGKRPKNREEGAGRLAAILVSPTMAVLGLVVLYPIISALYTSLYREGEGLDAQGFVIEGDQFVGLGNYAAMFAGAGADRFVNALYNTTFFTVTTVLFETFIGVAMALVMHRAFRGRGILRASILVPWAIPTAVSALLWKWIFQPDGAANALLRTEILWTTEGWQAKVAIILADTWKTAPFIGLLVLAGLQTIPGEVYEAAKVDGASGWTQLFRITLPLAKPALLVAVLFRLLDSLRMFDLPYVLIGPRKDSVEVLSMLAFDEANQTRYGPAAAYATILFLYVAVIAFLFVRLLGADVIGAAKSQRKKTPRAKAPTATTATGGAAS is encoded by the coding sequence ATGGCAGTTGCCGCAGGAGCAGTGCGGAAGGCGGGGAAGAGACCGAAGAACCGTGAGGAGGGCGCCGGCCGGCTCGCCGCGATCCTGGTCTCACCGACGATGGCCGTGCTCGGTCTCGTCGTCCTCTACCCGATCATCTCCGCTCTCTACACCTCCCTGTACCGGGAGGGCGAGGGCCTCGACGCGCAGGGCTTCGTCATCGAGGGCGACCAGTTCGTCGGCCTCGGCAACTACGCGGCGATGTTCGCCGGTGCCGGGGCGGACAGGTTCGTCAACGCCCTCTACAACACGACGTTCTTCACGGTCACGACGGTGCTCTTCGAGACCTTCATCGGCGTCGCGATGGCACTGGTGATGCACCGGGCCTTCCGCGGCCGGGGCATCCTGCGAGCGAGCATCCTGGTGCCGTGGGCGATCCCGACCGCCGTCTCCGCACTGCTGTGGAAGTGGATCTTCCAGCCCGACGGCGCCGCGAACGCGTTGCTGCGGACCGAGATCCTGTGGACCACGGAGGGGTGGCAGGCCAAGGTCGCCATCATCCTCGCCGACACCTGGAAGACGGCGCCGTTCATCGGCCTGCTCGTGCTCGCCGGGCTCCAGACGATCCCCGGCGAGGTCTACGAGGCGGCGAAGGTCGACGGTGCGAGCGGCTGGACCCAGCTGTTCCGCATCACCTTGCCGCTCGCCAAGCCCGCCCTGCTCGTCGCCGTTCTGTTCCGGCTGCTCGACTCGTTGCGCATGTTCGACCTGCCGTACGTGCTCATCGGTCCGCGCAAGGACTCGGTCGAAGTGCTCTCGATGCTCGCGTTCGACGAGGCGAACCAGACGAGATACGGACCGGCGGCCGCCTACGCGACGATCCTGTTCCTCTATGTCGCGGTCATCGCGTTCCTGTTCGTCAGGCTGCTCGGCGCCGACGTCATCGGCGCGGCCAAGTCGCAGCGGAAGAAGACCCCGCGGGCGAAGGCGCCGACCGCGACGACGGCAACCGGAGGTGCGGCATCATGA